In the Gemmatimonadales bacterium genome, CCAGGTCCAGGATCTCGATCAGTTCGTCCGCCCGGCGCCGCGCCGCCTCGGCGCTCATCCCGTACAAGCGGCCTTGCAGCAGCAGGTTCTCCGTACCGGTGGCCGAGGTGTCGGCACCGCCGAGCTGGCCGACATAGCCGATCCGCCGGCGCACCTCGGCGGGCCGATTGCGGACGCTCGCTCCTGCCACGAACGCCTCGCCGCCGTCGGCGGGCAGCAGCGTGGTCAGAATCCGGAGCGTGGTCGTCTTCCCGGCGCCGTTCGGGCCGAGGAAGCCGAAGATCTCCCCGGGCTCGACCGTGAAGCTGACCCGGTCCACGGCGGTGAAGTCGCCGAATCTCTTCGTGAGCTCGTGAACTTCGACGGCGCATGGAGTCGTCAAGTCAGCTGGTCCCCGCTCGCGTTGCTGCCGTTGGTGGGTTGGGGGTCGTCGGTCGTGGGTCCCACTCCACCGGCACCCA is a window encoding:
- a CDS encoding ATP-binding cassette domain-containing protein, with translation MTTPCAVEVHELTKRFGDFTAVDRVSFTVEPGEIFGFLGPNGAGKTTTLRILTTLLPADGGEAFVAGASVRNRPAEVRRRIGYVGQLGGADTSATGTENLLLQGRLYGMSAEAARRRADELIEILDL